In a single window of the Terriglobus roseus genome:
- a CDS encoding phage tail protein: MAEFVVNAQRFDPYKNFKFRLKWDGRYVAGLSKVSALKRTTEVVKHREGGDASTSRKSPGRTEYDAITLERGVTHDPDFEAWAAKVWQLQAGLGAEVSLKDFRKDVILDLYNEAGQLAISYKIYRAWVSEYQALPDLDANANAVAIQHLKLENEGWERDTSVTEPTEPSFASTRA; this comes from the coding sequence TTCGATCCGTACAAGAACTTCAAGTTCCGCTTGAAGTGGGATGGTCGCTATGTAGCAGGTCTAAGCAAGGTCTCAGCCTTGAAGCGCACGACGGAAGTGGTAAAGCATCGTGAAGGTGGCGATGCCAGTACCAGTCGCAAGTCGCCGGGACGCACCGAGTATGACGCGATCACACTAGAGCGCGGCGTTACGCATGACCCTGACTTTGAGGCGTGGGCTGCAAAGGTGTGGCAGTTGCAGGCGGGGCTTGGTGCCGAAGTGTCTTTGAAGGACTTCCGCAAAGACGTCATCCTCGACCTCTATAACGAAGCCGGCCAACTCGCGATCAGCTACAAGATCTATCGAGCCTGGGTGTCGGAGTATCAGGCACTGCCCGACCTCGATGCGAATGCAAACGCGGTCGCGATCCAGCACTTGAAGCTTGAGAACGAAGGATGGGAACGGGACACGTCCGTCACTGAGCCTACGGAGCCCAGCTTCGCTTCCACGCGCGCCTGA
- a CDS encoding DUF4255 domain-containing protein, producing the protein MNGYLAISGVSAVLRSLLLSALTDGGPGTLLTSPTSISANPPDLIPTGPDEQPRINLFMYYASLNTGYRNAELPSRDVSGGLLTNPPLALNLHYLVSAYGATQYDPEILLGWAMEVFHNNPMISRDTISDALAALGAATEEAKLVSKTSLASQFEQLKITPEALSNEEISRLWMAFSTHYRPTTSYQVSVVLIRDTQPVRSNLPVQKRNLAVLPADIPTIDAIAPATAFTGDTLTITGRNFLGDTPADTAVSFAGATPTSPSTVQATTVRVVLPTSVRAGAVPVRIVRSVQFGTAADPHRAFESGSAVFMLAPTLTDVSPITPASVITVAKGTNLTVNVQPAVGRGQRVRLFAGSLSLEIPARPPTAPESATALVFPIPATWGPFKSPLRVEVDGAQSLLVVDGTPGSPTLGQFFPQLKVTA; encoded by the coding sequence ATGAACGGATACTTGGCGATCAGTGGAGTGAGTGCGGTCCTTCGCTCGTTGTTGCTGTCGGCACTTACCGATGGTGGGCCGGGCACGCTGCTTACGTCGCCCACTTCCATCAGTGCGAACCCGCCAGATCTGATTCCGACGGGACCGGACGAGCAGCCAAGGATCAATTTGTTTATGTACTACGCCAGCCTCAACACGGGTTACCGCAACGCGGAGCTTCCCAGCCGCGATGTTTCCGGTGGGCTGCTGACGAACCCTCCGCTGGCTTTAAACCTGCACTATCTTGTCTCGGCGTACGGCGCCACGCAATATGACCCGGAGATCCTGTTGGGCTGGGCCATGGAGGTCTTCCACAACAATCCGATGATCTCGCGGGACACGATTTCGGATGCGTTGGCAGCGCTGGGCGCCGCAACAGAAGAGGCCAAGCTCGTCAGCAAGACCTCTCTCGCAAGCCAGTTCGAACAACTCAAGATCACACCAGAGGCGCTCTCGAACGAAGAAATCTCGCGGTTGTGGATGGCGTTCTCAACGCACTACCGGCCAACCACTTCCTACCAGGTATCCGTGGTGCTCATTCGCGATACGCAGCCCGTGCGGTCGAATCTGCCAGTGCAGAAACGCAACCTTGCTGTGCTGCCGGCGGACATTCCGACGATCGATGCCATCGCTCCCGCCACTGCCTTCACAGGCGACACACTCACGATCACGGGCCGCAACTTCCTGGGCGATACGCCCGCCGATACTGCGGTCTCCTTCGCTGGCGCGACTCCAACCAGTCCTTCCACGGTTCAGGCGACGACCGTTCGGGTTGTTCTGCCAACTTCGGTGCGAGCTGGAGCCGTCCCCGTCCGCATCGTGCGCTCGGTACAGTTCGGCACTGCGGCTGATCCGCATCGCGCGTTTGAGTCGGGCAGCGCCGTCTTCATGCTCGCGCCAACCCTCACGGACGTGTCGCCCATAACGCCGGCGTCTGTAATCACCGTGGCAAAGGGAACGAACCTGACCGTGAACGTTCAGCCAGCCGTGGGGCGCGGACAACGGGTCCGATTGTTTGCAGGGAGCCTCTCCCTCGAGATCCCGGCCCGTCCCCCGACAGCGCCGGAGTCCGCAACGGCACTGGTGTTTCCCATCCCCGCGACATGGGGACCCTTCAAGTCACCACTACGCGTCGAGGTGGATGGTGCACAGAGTCTGCTCGTGGTGGATGGAACGCCGGGTAGTCC